Proteins encoded within one genomic window of Terriglobales bacterium:
- a CDS encoding TetR/AcrR family transcriptional regulator, protein MGTTLAANRIAERKLRDRQARRAQIISAARRIAELEGWSNVTVRRLSDEISYSQPVLYAHFGSREGILAAVAIEGFQEMGLALEKARKRAQRGDTVKSVAAAYLEFAISSPALYEVMFSLSLSVPFDDAATPPELRFAFSQLLELFQGQSSKSEVISELFWASLHGIAELIRTKRFPRSRQKERVRALVELFTFPKMKRHRR, encoded by the coding sequence ATGGGAACGACGCTGGCAGCTAACCGAATTGCGGAACGAAAACTGCGGGACAGGCAGGCCCGCCGGGCACAGATTATCAGTGCCGCCCGACGGATCGCGGAGCTTGAAGGGTGGTCGAACGTAACCGTTCGGCGGCTATCCGACGAAATTTCATACAGCCAACCCGTTTTGTACGCTCATTTTGGCAGCCGCGAGGGGATTCTCGCCGCGGTTGCTATCGAGGGTTTCCAGGAGATGGGCCTGGCTTTGGAGAAGGCACGGAAACGGGCTCAGCGTGGCGATACGGTCAAATCGGTCGCGGCCGCATATCTGGAATTCGCCATATCCTCGCCTGCACTCTATGAGGTGATGTTTTCCCTCAGCCTAAGCGTGCCATTCGATGACGCGGCTACTCCTCCGGAGCTGCGTTTCGCGTTTTCCCAACTCCTGGAGTTGTTTCAGGGGCAGAGCTCGAAGTCAGAGGTTATATCGGAACTGTTTTGGGCGAGCCTCCATGGTATCGCCGAGCTGATAAGAACCAAGCGATTTCCGCGCAGCCGTCAGAAAGAGCGCGTGAGGGCGCTCGTCGAGCTCTTCACTTTCCCAAAGATGAAACGGCACAGGCGGTGA
- a CDS encoding lipid-binding SYLF domain-containing protein: protein MKKLLVFACVAGMSARAFCASNVEKLDSRINESRTVIQEIMATPDKAIPDSITKKAVCIGVIPGVKKGAFIVGGEYGQGVVTCRTGHGWSGPVFIRLGGGSFGLQLGGQATDVVLVAVNDRGFQALLHSKFKIGGDASAAAGPVGRDAQASTDVTLKAELLTWSRAKGLFAGIDLNGASISQNTDDTTKLYGAGHSYEQILHGKVPAPPASKPFLQTVSKYFRSAQ, encoded by the coding sequence ATGAAGAAACTGCTTGTTTTCGCCTGTGTTGCCGGCATGAGCGCACGAGCGTTTTGCGCCAGCAATGTCGAAAAGCTGGATTCACGGATCAATGAATCGCGTACCGTGATTCAGGAGATTATGGCCACGCCTGACAAAGCGATCCCGGACAGTATTACCAAGAAGGCAGTCTGCATCGGCGTAATACCCGGAGTGAAGAAGGGCGCTTTCATTGTCGGCGGGGAATATGGCCAGGGTGTCGTGACCTGCCGCACCGGACACGGTTGGAGTGGACCGGTTTTCATTCGTCTGGGAGGAGGATCTTTTGGCCTGCAGCTCGGCGGCCAGGCCACGGATGTGGTGCTAGTCGCTGTAAATGACAGGGGCTTCCAGGCTCTGCTTCATAGCAAGTTCAAGATCGGTGGAGACGCTTCAGCCGCAGCTGGCCCCGTAGGGCGCGATGCCCAGGCCTCGACGGATGTAACCTTGAAAGCCGAACTGCTTACGTGGTCTCGCGCCAAGGGGCTCTTTGCCGGTATCGATCTAAACGGAGCTTCCATCAGCCAAAACACGGACGACACAACGAAACTCTACGGCGCAGGGCACAGCTACGAACAGATCCTGCATGGAAAGGTACCAGCGCCCCCCGCTTCAAAGCCGTTCCTGCAGACTGTGTCGAAATATTTCCGAAGCGCTCAGTGA
- a CDS encoding DUF4267 domain-containing protein has protein sequence MHDAIPLILAALIAVGIMIIGCFYLASPERALQSFGLKPPASDADTLAWLRLKGIRDVASGLVVLTMMLTTDRRLVGIALLVFAIIPFGDMSIVLGSGGSKSRAFSVHGVACAVMLVVGFLLIHAI, from the coding sequence ATGCATGACGCGATTCCGCTCATCCTTGCGGCTCTCATAGCTGTGGGGATCATGATTATCGGTTGTTTCTACCTTGCGTCTCCTGAACGAGCCTTACAATCATTTGGTCTAAAGCCGCCTGCATCCGATGCTGACACTCTTGCCTGGCTACGTCTTAAAGGAATTCGGGACGTCGCATCTGGATTGGTCGTGCTGACCATGATGCTGACCACAGACAGGCGGTTAGTAGGCATAGCTCTACTCGTTTTCGCCATCATCCCTTTTGGCGACATGTCCATTGTTCTGGGGTCGGGCGGGTCGAAGTCGCGAGCATTCTCCGTTCATGGCGTAGCCTGCGCGGTGATGCTTGTCGTCGGCTTCTTGCTGATCCATGCCATTTGA
- a CDS encoding amidase family protein — translation MFSKARHKVAWAITILALSAFAVAQNPNSAPTEFNEATIQQLEGMMANGNLTSQQLVQFYLHRIFALDQNGVNSIIQLNPNALAQARDADAARRAGSHLPLLGIPVLLKDNIDTSPVYGMATTAGSLALCFQAQCASAPFNSTLAQNLVNAGAIILGKTNLSEWANFRSTFSSSGWSGRGGLTHNPYSLDRNACGSSSGSGAAASANFATVSFGSETDGSIVCPASINGVVGIKPTIGLVSRSRVVPISHNQDTVGPHARTVADAAMALNALISRTADPGDPYTAGVPLGWEACANASGVACDPGHPLPGKSRPDLRSIDYTKSLDPKGLSDIHPGGARLGMTRSGVDSAPPQVQAGFFDAVNAIGAAGAQILDLDDGGCVDDTGAALTNCTNVSPAVNPFANNAGAGEFFVLLYDLKNDLAAYLAPRSGVPIGGGTLQDAINFDNAHANLEMPYFGQEIFLAAQALNTAAPNLCQPALFTPTTPDCTATGGTTYNDALKLDQQLGVNIDAALSTHHLDALLAPTDSPAWTTDLVLTDHFLFASSGFAGAPGYPIINVPAAKVLGLSAPGPNDPGLPMGISFIGTAFSERTLITLASGFEAVTHARFQPTFVGDATTANTAGTTLARPSKAVPKIPPHHM, via the coding sequence ATGTTTTCCAAGGCGAGGCATAAAGTTGCCTGGGCAATCACAATCCTCGCGCTTTCTGCTTTTGCGGTAGCGCAGAACCCCAACTCAGCTCCGACCGAATTTAACGAGGCCACAATTCAGCAGCTCGAGGGGATGATGGCGAACGGTAACCTCACCTCCCAGCAACTGGTTCAGTTCTATCTCCACCGGATCTTCGCGCTCGATCAAAACGGCGTGAACTCAATCATCCAGCTCAACCCGAATGCTCTTGCGCAAGCGCGCGATGCCGACGCTGCCCGCCGTGCCGGCAGCCACTTGCCGCTTTTGGGAATCCCTGTGCTTTTGAAAGACAACATTGACACCAGTCCTGTTTACGGAATGGCTACTACTGCCGGTTCGCTCGCACTGTGCTTTCAAGCTCAATGCGCGTCGGCGCCGTTTAACTCCACGCTGGCGCAAAATCTGGTGAATGCCGGCGCGATCATTCTTGGCAAGACAAACCTTTCTGAGTGGGCGAACTTCCGCTCCACCTTTTCAAGCAGCGGATGGTCGGGACGCGGAGGGCTCACTCACAATCCCTATTCGCTTGATCGCAACGCCTGCGGATCGAGCTCCGGCTCAGGAGCCGCTGCTTCTGCGAACTTCGCCACCGTGTCGTTTGGCAGCGAGACGGATGGCAGCATCGTGTGCCCTGCCAGCATCAACGGGGTAGTCGGCATCAAACCGACGATTGGCCTCGTAAGCCGCAGTCGCGTGGTTCCGATTTCCCACAATCAGGACACCGTTGGCCCGCACGCGCGTACCGTCGCCGATGCAGCTATGGCGCTGAATGCACTGATCAGCCGCACGGCCGATCCCGGCGATCCCTACACGGCTGGCGTGCCTCTGGGCTGGGAAGCATGTGCCAATGCTTCCGGAGTAGCTTGCGACCCAGGCCATCCGCTGCCGGGCAAGAGCCGACCGGACCTGCGTAGCATCGATTACACGAAGTCCCTCGATCCCAAGGGGCTTTCGGATATTCACCCCGGCGGCGCACGCCTGGGAATGACGCGCTCCGGCGTCGACTCTGCCCCTCCTCAAGTCCAGGCCGGGTTTTTCGATGCGGTGAATGCGATCGGCGCGGCCGGCGCGCAAATCCTCGATCTCGACGATGGAGGGTGCGTTGACGACACAGGCGCCGCGCTGACGAATTGCACCAACGTATCGCCGGCCGTCAACCCGTTCGCCAACAATGCAGGCGCCGGAGAGTTCTTCGTTTTGCTCTACGACCTCAAGAACGACCTGGCCGCCTACCTTGCTCCGCGTTCCGGCGTGCCGATCGGCGGAGGCACGCTGCAGGACGCAATCAACTTCGACAATGCTCATGCAAACCTGGAAATGCCGTACTTCGGCCAGGAAATCTTCCTGGCGGCCCAGGCTCTCAACACTGCCGCCCCGAACCTTTGCCAGCCGGCCCTCTTTACCCCCACGACTCCTGACTGCACGGCAACAGGCGGGACCACCTACAACGACGCTCTGAAGCTGGACCAACAATTGGGCGTCAACATTGACGCGGCATTGAGCACGCATCACCTCGACGCACTCCTCGCGCCAACCGACAGCCCAGCCTGGACGACAGACCTTGTGCTTACCGACCACTTCCTGTTTGCCAGCTCTGGATTTGCTGGGGCGCCAGGATATCCAATCATCAACGTACCGGCGGCGAAGGTACTTGGACTGAGTGCGCCAGGCCCGAACGATCCGGGGCTGCCGATGGGCATCAGCTTCATCGGAACCGCCTTCAGTGAGCGGACGCTGATCACCTTGGCTTCCGGGTTCGAAGCCGTCACGCATGCGCGCTTCCAGCCAACTTTCGTCGGCGATGCGACCACGGCAAATACTGCCGGCACGACGCTTGCACGCCCATCGAAGGCCGTGCCCAAGATTCCACCGCATCACATGTAG